In Caproiciproducens sp. NJN-50, the following are encoded in one genomic region:
- a CDS encoding DedA family protein, whose translation MQEWVINIMNQYGYVGIALLIAVENIFPPIPSELILTFGGFMTTYTSMSLWAVTLSATVGSVVGAIVLYGVGRLLPAEKLDRFLGSRWGHLLGLKEGDLKRADNWFNQRGASTVFFCRFIPLVRSLISVPAGLARMHGGRFLFYTAVGSAIWNVILVTLGAFAGAGWERISQSVNLYSYAALALMTVLGVGLIIWIRRKRKVHKKE comes from the coding sequence ATGCAGGAATGGGTCATCAATATCATGAATCAGTACGGATACGTTGGGATTGCACTGCTGATTGCTGTCGAGAACATCTTTCCCCCCATTCCGTCCGAACTGATTCTGACCTTCGGCGGCTTTATGACCACTTACACCAGCATGAGCCTCTGGGCGGTGACCCTGTCGGCGACTGTCGGATCGGTGGTCGGGGCGATCGTCCTCTACGGCGTTGGACGGCTGCTGCCGGCGGAAAAGTTGGACAGGTTCCTCGGCAGCAGATGGGGGCATCTCCTTGGATTAAAAGAAGGAGATCTAAAACGGGCGGATAACTGGTTCAACCAGCGCGGTGCTTCCACCGTCTTTTTCTGTCGATTTATTCCTCTGGTCAGGAGCCTTATCTCCGTCCCTGCGGGGCTGGCGCGAATGCACGGAGGCAGATTCCTTTTCTACACTGCTGTGGGTTCCGCGATCTGGAACGTGATTCTGGTGACTCTTGGTGCCTTTGCCGGGGCGGGCTGGGAGCGCATCAGTCAATCTGTGAATCTGTACTCCTATGCGGCACTTGCCCTGATGACGGTCCTTGGAGTTGGACTGATTATTTGGATCAGACGAAAAAGAAAAGTCCATAAAAAAGAATAG
- a CDS encoding phosphatase PAP2 family protein, translating into MNRRAVWLVVMPIILFVMLAVCIYAGIATRFEGWAYSEAVEDMSPNLTFVMKGITHLGDSVVVLLFCLALFVAPKTRRTVALPVSAAVALSAVFNVILKQIFARGRPNVLRLISETGYSFPSGHAMINASLYIMLILMTVRYAEGFYRKLILSLLCAGLMGLIGFSRVYLGVHYAGDVLGGWLFGTAISVLVYFLWNGRQAKIKNSDF; encoded by the coding sequence ATGAATAGGCGCGCCGTATGGCTTGTTGTGATGCCGATCATTCTGTTTGTGATGCTGGCCGTATGCATCTATGCCGGAATTGCCACACGCTTTGAAGGGTGGGCTTACAGTGAAGCGGTTGAGGACATGTCCCCCAATTTAACTTTTGTGATGAAAGGCATCACTCATCTCGGCGACTCGGTCGTTGTCCTTTTGTTTTGTCTGGCGTTGTTTGTCGCGCCGAAAACGAGGAGGACCGTCGCGCTTCCTGTTTCAGCGGCCGTGGCGTTGTCCGCCGTGTTCAACGTTATTTTGAAGCAGATCTTCGCAAGGGGGCGTCCGAATGTCCTGCGGCTGATCAGCGAGACGGGCTACAGTTTCCCCAGCGGCCACGCGATGATCAATGCTTCCCTTTATATCATGCTGATCCTGATGACCGTCAGGTATGCCGAAGGATTTTACCGAAAACTGATCCTCTCTTTGCTGTGTGCCGGTTTGATGGGACTGATCGGGTTCAGCCGGGTCTATCTGGGCGTCCATTATGCGGGAGACGTTTTAGGCGGTTGGCTGTTCGGAACCGCTATATCCGTATTGGTCTACTTCCTTTGGAACGGCAGACAGGCGAAGATTAAAAACTCGGATTTTTGA
- a CDS encoding zinc ribbon domain-containing protein, whose product MDRFNVVISRFNFKKAVAIYLLILILAGVFSAGFLAYMFRDKLTFLYEYHRISEKVEDNKNGLENMKPELADLADASPDMVDILILNGQNQILYSAKHSDLSQKGTVDLTPDTDRNPLFFTDRQNPEVHFRLMKGDKLTLSASMLGIENKVKQEYEDRYFYESGFAAQKVYLLSYIADRTDGQKVYIISDVQPVAGGEFYIKAVAAIAMLFFMLYWVLLALWVYARALGAKLNASMWGIVTLFTNLAGLFVFLLYRQGGRTCYKCGSLQNKSNVYCTFCGTKLGSVCNKCNTAAGEKDRYCKNCGSVLDEEKDQDE is encoded by the coding sequence ATGGATCGCTTCAACGTTGTTATCAGCAGATTCAATTTTAAGAAGGCAGTCGCCATTTACTTGCTTATCCTGATTCTTGCCGGAGTCTTTTCAGCTGGATTTTTAGCCTATATGTTCCGCGATAAACTCACTTTTCTGTATGAGTATCACAGGATCAGTGAAAAAGTAGAAGATAACAAGAACGGGCTTGAAAATATGAAACCTGAATTAGCCGATCTGGCAGATGCATCCCCGGATATGGTAGATATCCTCATTCTCAACGGACAAAATCAAATATTGTACAGCGCGAAACATTCGGATTTATCACAGAAGGGAACCGTAGACCTCACGCCGGACACTGACAGGAACCCTCTTTTTTTCACCGACCGGCAAAATCCGGAGGTCCATTTTCGGCTGATGAAAGGCGATAAGCTGACATTGTCGGCTTCAATGCTCGGGATCGAAAACAAAGTGAAACAGGAATATGAAGACCGCTACTTCTATGAAAGCGGCTTTGCCGCCCAGAAAGTCTATTTGCTTTCCTATATCGCCGACAGAACAGACGGACAGAAAGTTTATATTATCAGCGACGTTCAGCCCGTTGCGGGTGGCGAATTCTATATAAAAGCTGTGGCCGCAATCGCAATGCTGTTTTTCATGCTCTATTGGGTCTTACTGGCTCTTTGGGTATACGCGCGGGCGCTCGGGGCAAAGCTGAACGCGTCCATGTGGGGGATCGTCACTCTTTTTACGAATTTGGCCGGGCTGTTTGTTTTTCTTCTCTACAGACAGGGCGGCCGGACCTGCTATAAATGCGGCTCGCTGCAAAACAAATCAAACGTCTACTGTACTTTCTGCGGTACGAAGCTTGGTTCCGTTTGTAATAAATGCAATACGGCCGCAGGTGAAAAAGACAGATACTGCAAAAATTGCGGAAGCGTACTGGACGAGGAGAAGGATCAGGATGAATAG
- a CDS encoding RNA polymerase sigma factor, which yields MDELSLIVSAQKGEKEAFQSLITFYYPYVSKFILKVCGDVTLSEDLTQDTFLKLVRGIEKFDVHGKASFSTWVITIAKNCYLDHLRRNKREVLSLEEQDVSSLFSVQDVVLDRLLTDEILKALESLPPEQAAAIRLKYLEQLTLQEIARRFSCEPKTVKSRIHNGMVRLRKMLRGDFYHG from the coding sequence TTGGATGAGCTTTCTCTAATTGTATCGGCGCAGAAGGGTGAAAAAGAGGCCTTTCAAAGCCTCATCACCTTTTACTATCCATATGTTTCAAAGTTTATCCTGAAGGTCTGCGGCGATGTGACTTTAAGCGAGGATCTGACGCAGGATACCTTTTTGAAATTGGTGCGGGGAATCGAAAAATTTGATGTTCACGGGAAAGCCTCGTTTTCCACATGGGTGATCACGATTGCAAAAAACTGTTATCTTGACCACTTGAGACGGAATAAGCGGGAGGTGCTGAGCTTGGAGGAGCAGGACGTATCATCTCTGTTCAGCGTGCAGGACGTGGTGCTTGACCGTTTGCTGACGGATGAAATACTGAAGGCTCTGGAAAGCCTGCCGCCTGAACAGGCCGCCGCCATCAGGCTGAAATATCTGGAGCAGCTGACGCTTCAGGAAATCGCCCGACGGTTTTCCTGCGAGCCAAAAACAGTGAAAAGCCGCATCCACAACGGTATGGTCAGGCTTAGGAAAATGCTGAGAGGAGATTTTTATCATGGATAA
- a CDS encoding EamA family transporter, with protein MWLLYAFGSALFAGMTSILAKIGIKNTDSNLATALRTIVVLLFSWLMVFIVGSQNTIGAISGYSLLFLILSGVATGASWLCYFKALQLGNVNNVTPVDKSSTILTILLAFFILGETPTVWMGFGIVLLAVGTYLMIQRKEPEVSPIKSKSWLFYAVLSAVFAALTSILGKIGIQGIESNLGTAIRTIVVLIMAWGIVLFQKKYVLIKDIDRKSWVFIMLSGLATGLSWLCYYHALQKGNASLVVPIDKLSIVVTIAFSYLFLKEKLSRKAFIGLLLVISGTMLMLF; from the coding sequence ATGTGGCTTCTATATGCTTTCGGCTCAGCGCTGTTCGCAGGAATGACGTCTATTTTAGCGAAAATCGGTATTAAAAACACCGATTCAAACTTAGCGACTGCCCTTCGTACAATTGTTGTGCTTTTGTTTTCCTGGCTGATGGTTTTTATTGTGGGTTCGCAAAATACTATAGGTGCGATTTCCGGGTACAGCCTTCTGTTCCTGATCCTTTCAGGAGTTGCAACCGGTGCGTCTTGGCTATGCTATTTTAAGGCCTTGCAGCTTGGAAACGTCAATAACGTGACTCCCGTTGACAAGAGCAGTACGATATTGACTATCCTTCTTGCTTTTTTTATCTTAGGGGAAACGCCAACTGTTTGGATGGGATTTGGGATCGTACTGCTTGCTGTCGGAACCTATCTCATGATACAACGGAAGGAACCGGAAGTTTCACCCATCAAGAGCAAGTCATGGCTTTTCTATGCTGTCCTTTCCGCCGTCTTTGCCGCTTTGACCTCTATACTTGGCAAAATCGGAATACAGGGGATCGAATCAAATTTAGGTACGGCCATCCGCACGATTGTCGTACTGATTATGGCTTGGGGAATTGTTCTGTTCCAAAAAAAGTATGTTCTCATTAAGGATATTGACAGAAAAAGCTGGGTATTTATCATGCTTTCCGGTCTTGCAACCGGACTCTCATGGCTTTGCTATTACCACGCATTGCAGAAGGGAAACGCCAGTCTGGTTGTCCCTATTGATAAGCTGAGCATTGTCGTCACAATTGCATTTTCCTACCTGTTTCTCAAAGAAAAGCTTTCGAGAAAAGCCTTTATTGGTTTATTGCTCGTCATATCGGGAACAATGCTGATGCTGTTTTAA
- a CDS encoding helix-turn-helix domain-containing protein, giving the protein MNDDDILNLKQAAGALGVSEKTLIKLLREEHFPARKIGREWRFSRESLLRWLAAGDSIDYINQNERYMVSEDVSGTSFALFGKIGEALTTLKGNENNIKVLLQELDRDVTVPKEATLRISYKQQREVEKLEFKVFWDQREDVKLEAN; this is encoded by the coding sequence ATGAATGATGATGATATTTTAAACCTCAAACAGGCTGCCGGGGCTTTGGGCGTCAGCGAGAAGACACTGATCAAACTGCTTCGCGAAGAACATTTCCCGGCCCGCAAGATCGGCCGGGAATGGCGCTTTTCCCGGGAGTCCCTGCTCCGCTGGCTGGCTGCCGGAGATTCCATTGACTATATCAATCAGAATGAGCGGTATATGGTTTCCGAGGATGTATCCGGCACGTCCTTCGCGCTGTTTGGCAAAATTGGCGAAGCCCTGACTACCTTAAAGGGAAATGAAAACAATATCAAAGTCTTATTACAGGAACTGGACAGAGACGTCACCGTTCCAAAGGAAGCCACGCTCAGAATCAGCTATAAGCAGCAGCGTGAAGTCGAAAAGCTGGAATTCAAAGTCTTCTGGGATCAGCGCGAGGATGTCAAATTGGAGGCCAATTAG
- a CDS encoding prenyltransferase, with the protein MAVEKQYASDVEVILSHRHDNGADLWTTPDKRLIKGAPFSTLESVMYLLELGMEPTEPLLKETAALIFGAWQEDGRFKLYPQGPVYPCQTIHAANVLCHMGYVSDFRLQKTFKHLFDIQYTDGGWRCNKFSFGRGPETEYSNPFPTLNALNAFRFTDYLNKKPALDKAVDFLLEHWTIRKPIGPCHYGIGTLFMQVEYPFRNYNLFIYVYVLSFYNRAKEDKRFLEALETLESKMVDGQIVVERVVPKLAGLSFCKKGKASELATIRYHEILRNLQTDK; encoded by the coding sequence ATGGCTGTAGAGAAGCAATATGCATCAGATGTGGAAGTGATATTGTCCCATAGGCATGATAATGGAGCTGACCTTTGGACTACGCCGGATAAGCGTTTGATAAAGGGTGCGCCATTCTCAACTTTAGAGAGCGTAATGTACCTATTGGAATTGGGCATGGAACCTACAGAACCTCTACTGAAAGAAACCGCTGCCTTAATATTCGGTGCGTGGCAGGAGGACGGACGTTTTAAGCTGTATCCGCAAGGCCCTGTTTACCCATGCCAAACCATCCACGCCGCCAATGTGCTTTGTCACATGGGTTATGTATCTGATTTCAGATTGCAAAAGACTTTTAAGCATCTTTTTGATATTCAGTATACAGACGGCGGCTGGCGTTGCAATAAATTCAGCTTTGGCCGAGGGCCGGAAACGGAGTATTCCAATCCTTTCCCCACGCTTAACGCTCTTAACGCGTTCCGTTTCACCGATTATCTTAACAAAAAACCTGCACTTGACAAGGCCGTGGATTTTTTGCTGGAGCATTGGACAATCAGGAAACCTATTGGCCCGTGTCACTATGGAATTGGCACATTATTCATGCAAGTTGAATACCCTTTCCGAAACTACAACCTTTTTATTTATGTCTACGTCTTATCCTTTTACAACCGGGCAAAAGAGGACAAACGGTTTCTTGAAGCCTTGGAAACATTGGAATCTAAAATGGTGGATGGGCAGATTGTGGTTGAGCGCGTTGTTCCGAAACTGGCCGGGCTTTCTTTCTGTAAAAAGGGTAAAGCAAGCGAATTGGCAACAATACGCTATCATGAAATTTTGCGAAATCTTCAAACAGACAAATAG
- a CDS encoding helix-turn-helix transcriptional regulator, with product MNDKTKLKNRLKVARAEMDISQEQLAKMAGVSRQTVGSIESGQYCPTAKLALVLSKCLQKSFEDLFYLEEEDNNG from the coding sequence TTGAATGATAAGACCAAACTAAAGAATCGCTTAAAAGTCGCGCGAGCCGAAATGGATATTTCTCAGGAACAGCTTGCAAAGATGGCGGGTGTGAGCCGGCAAACAGTCGGTTCCATTGAAAGCGGGCAATACTGCCCGACGGCTAAACTTGCGTTAGTCCTTTCAAAGTGTCTACAAAAAAGTTTTGAGGACTTATTTTATTTAGAGGAGGAAGATAATAATGGATAA
- a CDS encoding RnfABCDGE type electron transport complex subunit B, whose protein sequence is MNEILLPVLIVVVIGLLSGLILAVASIVMAVPKDQKTEDVRAMLPGANCGACGFSGCDGYAKALAEGTAKPGLCTVGGNDVANAIAAYLGVAATSVEPHMSVVRCLGSHDNTTDRVEYEGITSCAAAAAVAGGPTSCTFGCIGLGDCVNSCDYNALSVRNGVAMVEPKNCVACGMCLKACPRHLLTLVPVKKQAVVLCSNCDKGNVVNKVCKVGCIGCMKCEKTCKYDAVHVKNFLAAVDPEKCVGCGECVEACPRHIIGLYNAE, encoded by the coding sequence ATGAATGAGATTTTACTTCCAGTTTTGATTGTGGTAGTTATCGGACTTCTGTCCGGCTTGATTCTTGCGGTCGCGTCCATCGTGATGGCAGTTCCGAAGGACCAGAAGACGGAGGATGTCCGTGCGATGCTGCCCGGCGCAAACTGCGGCGCGTGCGGCTTCTCCGGATGCGACGGCTATGCAAAAGCTCTGGCGGAAGGAACGGCGAAACCCGGACTGTGCACCGTGGGCGGCAACGATGTTGCCAACGCGATTGCCGCTTATCTTGGCGTTGCCGCAACTTCCGTGGAGCCCCACATGTCGGTCGTCCGCTGCTTGGGCAGCCATGACAACACGACCGACCGTGTGGAATATGAAGGAATTACAAGCTGTGCCGCCGCTGCCGCGGTCGCGGGCGGCCCGACCAGCTGTACCTTTGGCTGCATCGGTTTGGGTGATTGCGTCAATTCCTGCGATTATAATGCCCTCAGCGTACGCAATGGCGTGGCAATGGTCGAGCCGAAAAACTGTGTTGCCTGCGGCATGTGCCTGAAGGCCTGTCCGAGGCATCTGCTCACGCTGGTTCCGGTCAAAAAGCAGGCGGTGGTACTGTGCAGCAACTGCGACAAGGGAAACGTTGTCAATAAAGTGTGCAAGGTTGGCTGCATTGGCTGTATGAAATGTGAAAAAACCTGCAAATACGATGCGGTTCATGTCAAGAATTTCCTGGCGGCCGTGGATCCCGAAAAGTGCGTGGGATGCGGGGAATGCGTTGAAGCGTGCCCAAGACATATTATCGGTCTCTACAACGCGGAATGA
- a CDS encoding electron transport complex protein RnfA — MIKSLFAIFLTAILTENYILDKFLGICPFLGVSKSRSSATGMSIAVTVVMVLATAVTWPIYYGILVPQDLAFLETIVFILVIAVLVQFIETVLRKYIPSLYNALGVYLPLITTNCAVLGVTMLVLDKHTADPTGYGYLQALMNSFGAGIGFMVALIMFSGVRERMELNDVPKFMKGLPITLIAASLVSLSFLGFSGLVDGMLG; from the coding sequence ATGATAAAATCACTTTTTGCGATTTTTCTTACCGCTATTTTGACGGAAAACTATATCCTTGATAAATTCCTCGGCATCTGCCCGTTCCTGGGCGTCTCCAAAAGCCGCAGCAGCGCGACGGGCATGAGCATCGCCGTAACGGTGGTTATGGTCCTCGCCACGGCGGTCACATGGCCGATCTATTATGGAATTCTGGTGCCGCAGGACCTGGCTTTTCTGGAGACCATCGTGTTTATTCTGGTCATCGCCGTTTTGGTTCAGTTCATTGAGACGGTACTGAGGAAATACATTCCGTCCCTGTACAACGCCCTTGGAGTTTATTTGCCTCTGATTACGACGAACTGCGCCGTCCTCGGCGTGACCATGCTGGTGCTTGACAAACACACTGCGGATCCCACCGGCTACGGCTACTTGCAGGCCTTGATGAACTCGTTTGGCGCGGGCATCGGCTTCATGGTTGCCCTGATCATGTTCTCGGGCGTACGTGAAAGAATGGAACTTAATGATGTGCCGAAATTTATGAAGGGTCTGCCGATCACTCTGATCGCCGCATCTCTGGTTTCCCTGTCGTTTCTCGGGTTCTCAGGTCTTGTCGACGGCATGTTGGGTTAG
- the rsxE gene encoding electron transport complex subunit RsxE, with protein sequence MAKNSPIHELTKGIIKENPVLRLVLGTCSTLALTTAAGNAIGMGLATTFVLVCSNAIISALRNIIPDKVRIPCYIVVIASFTTIVQMIVEAVSPALKAALGVYLPLIVVNCIIFGRAEMYASKNKVLPSILDGIGMGIGFTATLLAMGIIRELLGNGTVFNAPILSGFMPPIIVFLLPPGGFFVFGLLIAVANRLSGEGKAPEEIGCGGFTGCAGCALSKNCSLIVGKDKEAETK encoded by the coding sequence ATGGCTAAAAACAGTCCGATACATGAACTTACAAAGGGCATTATCAAGGAGAACCCCGTGCTCCGGCTGGTTCTGGGCACCTGTTCCACATTGGCGCTCACAACGGCGGCCGGCAACGCGATCGGGATGGGACTTGCCACAACCTTTGTTCTGGTGTGCTCCAACGCGATTATCTCCGCGCTGCGCAATATTATCCCCGACAAGGTCCGCATTCCATGCTACATCGTGGTAATCGCGAGCTTTACGACCATTGTCCAGATGATTGTCGAGGCGGTTTCCCCCGCATTGAAGGCCGCGTTGGGCGTTTATCTGCCATTGATCGTTGTAAACTGCATCATTTTCGGCCGTGCCGAAATGTATGCAAGCAAAAATAAGGTTTTACCCTCCATCCTGGACGGGATCGGCATGGGCATCGGTTTTACCGCCACGCTGCTCGCGATGGGCATCATCCGCGAGCTGCTGGGCAACGGCACGGTTTTCAATGCCCCGATCCTTTCGGGCTTTATGCCTCCGATCATCGTGTTTCTGCTTCCTCCGGGAGGATTCTTTGTCTTTGGACTTTTGATCGCCGTCGCAAACCGGCTTTCCGGCGAGGGGAAAGCCCCCGAGGAAATCGGCTGCGGCGGATTCACCGGCTGCGCGGGCTGCGCGCTTTCCAAAAACTGCTCCCTTATCGTAGGCAAAGACAAGGAGGCTGAAACGAAATGA
- a CDS encoding RnfABCDGE type electron transport complex subunit G, translated as MKLSAKEILKPTMILVAICLVMTALLAFTNMATKDTIAAQNAKDAEESRRVALPTAESFEQSAKNEDCYVGKKGSDIAGYVFTTEASSYGGKIQVMTGIDKDGKVTGVILLSTSDTPGLGLNAQKDSFRDQYKQKAPEKGFEVVKGGGAKEGQINAMTGATITSKAVTTAVNEAIEDYQKVKGGE; from the coding sequence ATGAAGCTAAGCGCTAAAGAAATTCTGAAGCCGACTATGATCCTGGTCGCCATCTGCCTGGTCATGACGGCTTTGTTGGCCTTTACCAACATGGCGACCAAAGACACCATCGCGGCGCAGAACGCGAAAGACGCAGAGGAATCCCGCAGAGTGGCCCTTCCGACCGCCGAATCCTTTGAGCAGTCCGCAAAGAACGAGGATTGTTACGTAGGCAAAAAGGGAAGCGACATTGCCGGCTATGTTTTCACGACCGAGGCCAGCAGCTACGGCGGCAAGATTCAGGTTATGACCGGCATTGACAAGGACGGCAAGGTCACGGGAGTGATCCTGCTGAGCACCAGCGATACCCCGGGCCTCGGCCTGAACGCACAGAAGGATTCGTTCCGCGACCAGTACAAACAGAAGGCTCCGGAAAAGGGCTTTGAAGTGGTCAAAGGCGGCGGAGCCAAGGAAGGACAGATCAATGCCATGACCGGCGCCACGATTACCAGCAAGGCAGTGACGACGGCCGTCAACGAGGCGATTGAGGACTATCAGAAAGTAAAGGGTGGTGAGTAA
- a CDS encoding RnfABCDGE type electron transport complex subunit D: protein MEEKLVVSSSPHIRSGVTTRKIMLDVILALVPAAIAAVIVFGPRALLIMAVTIISCVLSEYICRKVMKRENTIGDLSAVVTGLLLAFNLPVTIHPLMAAFGGMVAIVVVKQMFGGIGQNFVNPALTARIILMNSFPTPMTTWAKPFYYLHTSDAVTTASPLNLLKQGASIDQLPSYLNMFVGDRAGCLGETCALALLLGGIYLVARKVISPVIPLCYIGTAAVLSLFMGRDVLMDLLSGGLMLGAIFMATDYTTSPITTKGKVIFAVGCGILTMLIRNFGSLPEGVSYSIVVMNILVPLIDSATRPVAFGKEPVKDEAKR from the coding sequence ATGGAAGAGAAATTGGTCGTATCGTCCTCGCCTCATATCAGGAGCGGGGTGACTACCAGGAAGATTATGCTGGATGTGATCCTGGCGCTTGTGCCGGCCGCCATCGCCGCAGTCATTGTGTTCGGGCCGCGTGCGCTGCTGATTATGGCCGTGACAATCATCTCCTGCGTCCTCAGCGAGTACATATGCCGCAAAGTCATGAAGCGGGAAAACACCATCGGTGATTTGAGCGCGGTGGTGACCGGTTTGCTTCTCGCCTTCAACCTGCCTGTCACCATTCATCCGCTGATGGCCGCTTTCGGCGGAATGGTCGCGATCGTGGTGGTCAAGCAGATGTTCGGCGGCATCGGCCAGAACTTTGTCAACCCTGCTCTGACCGCCCGCATTATCCTGATGAATTCTTTCCCCACACCCATGACCACGTGGGCAAAGCCTTTTTATTACCTTCATACTTCCGACGCGGTCACCACCGCTTCCCCTCTGAACCTTTTAAAGCAGGGCGCGTCAATTGACCAGCTGCCCAGCTACCTGAATATGTTCGTCGGCGACCGGGCGGGCTGCCTGGGCGAGACCTGCGCCCTTGCGCTGCTCCTGGGCGGAATCTATCTGGTGGCCCGCAAAGTGATTTCCCCTGTGATCCCGCTGTGCTACATCGGCACCGCGGCGGTTCTCTCACTCTTTATGGGCCGCGATGTTCTGATGGATCTGCTCTCCGGCGGCCTGATGCTCGGCGCGATCTTTATGGCGACCGACTACACGACTTCTCCGATCACCACCAAGGGCAAGGTCATTTTTGCCGTCGGATGCGGCATTCTCACCATGCTGATCCGGAATTTCGGCAGCCTGCCGGAAGGCGTATCCTACTCCATCGTTGTCATGAATATTCTTGTGCCGCTGATCGATTCCGCGACGCGCCCGGTGGCATTCGGAAAGGAGCCTGTGAAAGATGAAGCTAAGCGCTAA
- the rsxC gene encoding electron transport complex subunit RsxC, with translation MELTFPTQPFKTHGGAAVPHRKNTAQMESVMLPPPGQVVLPMQQHVGPPCAPTVKVGDTVLIGQKIADSTAFVSAPIHATISGTVSAIKKVTLSGGQFMDAVVIDSDGKMEVSPDVKPPVINSLPEFLDAVHACGLVGLGGAGFPAHVKLKVPDDKNVDTLIVNVAECEPYITSDNRCAIEDTDDIFTGVRAVKHWLGLHRVILGVEGNKPDVIAKFNKVLSESKEESDKEIKVLELRSSYPQGAEKVLIQSCTGRRVPVGKLPADAGCIVMNVTSCAHLGKFLRTGMPLVEKRLTIDGSAIKEPKNVIVPIGTNIRTIVDFCGGYKATPKKILMGGPMMGVSIASDNLPVIKQNNAIICLDEKEAHKLEPSACIRCGRCVTGCPMNLMPTLLEKNTVAKRVEELNSLDIMDCMECGTCSFNCPAGRPLVQAIRLGKALVRAEGKK, from the coding sequence ATGGAATTGACTTTTCCAACGCAGCCATTCAAAACGCATGGCGGCGCGGCAGTTCCTCACAGGAAGAACACCGCGCAGATGGAATCCGTCATGCTGCCGCCTCCCGGGCAGGTTGTCCTGCCCATGCAGCAGCATGTAGGTCCCCCCTGCGCTCCGACGGTAAAAGTCGGGGATACCGTTTTGATTGGGCAGAAAATCGCTGACAGCACCGCGTTTGTCAGCGCACCGATCCATGCAACGATTTCCGGAACCGTCAGCGCGATCAAAAAGGTGACGCTGTCCGGAGGCCAGTTCATGGACGCGGTTGTGATTGATTCCGACGGCAAGATGGAAGTCTCACCGGATGTGAAACCTCCGGTCATCAACAGCCTTCCGGAGTTTCTGGACGCGGTTCACGCCTGCGGCCTGGTCGGGCTGGGCGGCGCCGGATTCCCCGCGCACGTCAAGCTGAAGGTTCCGGACGATAAAAATGTGGACACACTGATTGTCAATGTGGCGGAATGCGAGCCTTACATCACCTCAGACAACCGGTGCGCGATCGAAGACACCGACGATATTTTCACCGGAGTCCGCGCGGTCAAACACTGGCTTGGGCTGCATCGGGTCATCTTGGGGGTCGAGGGGAACAAGCCGGACGTCATCGCCAAGTTCAACAAAGTGCTGAGCGAGAGCAAGGAAGAGTCCGACAAAGAGATCAAGGTGCTCGAGCTGCGCTCCAGTTACCCGCAGGGCGCTGAAAAAGTGCTGATCCAGTCCTGCACGGGCCGCCGCGTTCCGGTCGGCAAGCTTCCGGCGGACGCGGGGTGCATTGTGATGAATGTCACGTCCTGCGCACACCTGGGCAAGTTCCTGAGAACGGGAATGCCTCTGGTTGAAAAGCGTTTGACCATCGACGGCTCCGCCATTAAGGAACCGAAGAACGTCATTGTGCCCATCGGCACGAACATCCGCACCATCGTCGATTTCTGCGGCGGATACAAAGCCACTCCCAAAAAGATCCTGATGGGCGGCCCGATGATGGGCGTATCGATTGCAAGCGACAATCTGCCCGTCATTAAACAAAACAATGCGATTATTTGCCTGGATGAAAAGGAAGCGCATAAGCTGGAGCCTTCCGCCTGCATTCGCTGCGGGCGCTGCGTGACCGGCTGCCCGATGAACCTGATGCCGACGCTTCTTGAGAAAAATACCGTTGCGAAGCGCGTGGAAGAGCTGAACAGCCTGGACATTATGGACTGCATGGAATGCGGAACCTGCTCTTTCAACTGCCCTGCCGGCCGGCCGCTGGTTCAGGCAATTCGTCTTGGCAAAGCTTTGGTTAGAGCGGAGGGGAAGAAATAA